The following are encoded together in the Sphingomicrobium clamense genome:
- a CDS encoding peptidoglycan D,D-transpeptidase FtsI family protein, with amino-acid sequence MNAHSPDLVTHERVRLVGEKRRLLAITHQRLMLGLLLFVGGIALITLRIGWLTAFGDESDGGRLAASYLPSRGDIVDREGETLARTIDAWTIALQPKKVIGNKLDLARKLASLMPEKDEADYLEMLQGDKNFIYLRRRASPRLVEAVNAIGEPGINLSREPDRLYPQLSLGAHVIGYTDVDGKGVAGAERAFQGRLADSAMRGEPVQLSISSRIQQALEHELQAAVDEFSAIGAAGVIMDIHTGEVLAMTSLPQLNPNVAGEGSVEQRFNRAALGVYELGSTFKPFTVAMAMDAGHIRSMGQMYACPEKLKVGNRTISDTHPFGRACSVAEIMMESSNIGTAQIAMELGAEKQREFLEAMGFMKRSELELLERARPLTPPGNPWSEISTVTVGYGHGIAVTPLHLASGYATLLNGGLYRPPTILKIPEGQAAPAGERVFSEQTSYRMRSLLRLVVTEGTGRKADAPGYRVGGKTGTAEKLVNGRYSKRLVTNSFAGVFPMDEPRYVAVVMLDEPKGTKETFGFRTAGWNVAPVVSRTISRIAPMLGVRPNMGREPDMSEVLPYVFEDE; translated from the coding sequence ATGAACGCGCATAGTCCCGACCTCGTCACCCACGAACGCGTGAGACTGGTCGGTGAGAAGCGTCGCCTGCTGGCGATTACCCACCAGCGTCTGATGCTCGGCCTGCTGCTGTTCGTCGGCGGCATCGCGCTGATCACGCTGCGTATCGGCTGGCTCACCGCGTTCGGCGATGAAAGCGACGGCGGGCGGCTGGCGGCTTCCTATCTTCCCTCGCGCGGGGACATCGTCGATCGCGAGGGCGAAACGCTCGCCCGCACGATCGACGCCTGGACCATCGCGCTTCAGCCCAAGAAGGTGATCGGCAACAAGCTCGACCTCGCGCGCAAGCTCGCCTCGCTCATGCCCGAAAAGGACGAGGCCGATTATCTGGAGATGCTCCAGGGCGACAAGAACTTCATCTACCTGCGCCGCCGTGCATCGCCGCGACTGGTCGAAGCGGTCAACGCCATTGGCGAACCCGGCATCAACTTGAGCCGTGAACCCGACCGGCTCTACCCGCAGCTGAGCCTCGGCGCGCACGTCATCGGCTATACCGATGTCGACGGCAAAGGCGTGGCCGGGGCCGAGCGCGCCTTCCAGGGCCGCCTTGCCGACAGCGCGATGCGCGGCGAGCCGGTGCAACTTTCCATCTCCAGCCGGATCCAGCAGGCGCTAGAGCATGAGCTGCAGGCGGCGGTCGACGAATTCTCCGCGATTGGCGCGGCGGGCGTCATCATGGACATCCATACCGGCGAAGTGCTGGCGATGACCTCGCTGCCGCAGCTCAATCCGAACGTGGCGGGCGAAGGGAGCGTCGAGCAGCGCTTTAACCGCGCCGCGCTCGGCGTCTACGAACTGGGCTCGACCTTCAAGCCGTTCACCGTCGCGATGGCGATGGACGCGGGGCATATCCGCTCGATGGGGCAGATGTACGCCTGTCCCGAGAAGCTCAAGGTCGGCAATCGCACGATCAGCGACACGCATCCCTTCGGGCGCGCCTGCTCGGTCGCCGAAATCATGATGGAAAGCTCCAACATTGGCACCGCGCAGATCGCGATGGAGCTGGGGGCGGAGAAGCAGCGCGAGTTTCTCGAGGCGATGGGCTTCATGAAGCGCTCCGAACTCGAACTGCTCGAACGCGCACGTCCGCTCACTCCGCCGGGCAATCCGTGGAGCGAAATCTCGACCGTGACGGTAGGCTATGGCCACGGCATCGCGGTGACCCCGCTGCACCTCGCAAGCGGTTACGCGACGCTGCTCAATGGCGGGCTCTATCGTCCTCCGACCATCCTCAAGATCCCCGAGGGCCAAGCTGCACCGGCGGGCGAGCGGGTGTTCAGCGAACAGACCAGCTACCGCATGCGCTCGCTGCTGCGGCTGGTAGTGACCGAAGGCACGGGTCGCAAGGCCGATGCGCCGGGTTACCGCGTGGGCGGCAAGACGGGCACGGCGGAAAAACTGGTCAACGGGCGCTATTCCAAGCGGCTGGTCACCAATAGCTTTGCAGGGGTGTTCCCGATGGACGAGCCTCGCTATGTCGCGGTCGTGATGCTCGATGAACCCAAAGGGACCAAGGAAACGTTCGGTTTTCGAACGGCAGGCTGGAACGTGGCCC